A window of Plasmodium malariae genome assembly, chromosome: 5 contains these coding sequences:
- the PmUG01_05012100 gene encoding fam-m protein: protein MEQNIKTLFLIKISALILFTWLCYFMNDMHGFISSEDESFTIGRNLCKSINRLLAEYKQGECSNIVILKEDIPNYKHCEKKDQSNIKKEEIRKSEITNNSLNKELFYTQVTDCSKGKFDRKYFHFEKKWVDKSDYEVFQEQNRRTHDADFKKIKFRSYAYAVVFFFVFFLFGIGYPILQGLGHLRKLQNNLSGILAMIMEEKTALLEPFVCSIFFGVLIIILAIIIIITIPKILINNEKYNKLKLIDTQKE from the exons AtggaacaaaatattaaaactctgtttttaattaaaatttcggctcttattctttttacttGGTTATGCTATTTTATGAATGATAtg caTGGGTTTATTAGTTCTGAGGATGAGAGCTTTACTATTGGTagaaatttatgtaaaagcATCAATAGATTACTAGCTGAATATAAACAGGGAGAGTGTTcaaatattgtaatattaaaagagGATATACCAAATTATAAACATTGTGAAAAGAAAGATCAatctaatattaaaaaagaggaaattcgaaaaagtgaaataactaataattcattaaataagGAGTTATTCTATACACAAGTTACCGATTGTAGTAAGGGAAAGTTTGATAGaaaatatttccattttgaaaaaaaatgggttGATAAAAGCGATTATGAAGTCTTTCAAGAACAAAATAGAAGAACTCATGATGcagattttaaaaaaataaaatttagaagtTACGCATATGcagttgtttttttttttgttttttttttgtttggaATAGGATATCCCATATTACAAGGATTAGGtcatttaagaaaattacaGAATAATCTTTCAGGAATACTAGCTATGATAATGGAAGAAAAAACTGCTTTATTAGAACCCTTTGTTTGTTCAATCTTTTTTGGAGTACTTATCATTATATTAGctatcataattataataactattcctaaaattttaataaataatgaaaaatataataaattaaagttGATAGATAcacaaaaagaataa